One segment of Fimbriiglobus ruber DNA contains the following:
- a CDS encoding serine/threonine-protein kinase has protein sequence MPPRGDLKSVGEYDVLAKLGEGGAGVVYKARHRETEEVVAIKVLLPQQAADAVVLKRFEQEFRATSPLNHPNLIRGLDYIEADGTAFLIMEYVEGRSMGERLEFLGQYTAAEAVDLIAQIGSALDWLHDQGILHRDVKPDNIIVTADGVAKLTDLGLAKELLYDQSLTRTGSALGTPNFMAPEQFRDAKRVDRTSDIYSLAATFYQMVTGEIPFQSSSPFDAWQKKTKNDLAPARELVPDLPVHIDRAVRRAMSGNPRERPTSCAEFVRALSRPPESDSEPRVDLQWDRVPAFDSPSDADAWELVFEGGDAENPVRVDTAGIRQFLKNSNVKSGVGILARRRPIDPFNPLTRFPEFSDILSAMAGRTPGGPRSASPAGSKSGQTPSPAARTRLRLELVLLAAAIIFLIGVICLKL, from the coding sequence ATGCCGCCGAGGGGCGACTTGAAGTCGGTCGGCGAGTACGACGTCCTGGCCAAGCTCGGGGAGGGCGGGGCCGGGGTGGTGTACAAGGCCCGCCACCGCGAGACCGAGGAGGTCGTCGCCATCAAGGTGTTGCTCCCGCAGCAGGCCGCCGACGCGGTCGTCCTCAAGCGGTTCGAGCAAGAGTTCCGGGCGACGAGCCCGCTCAACCACCCGAACCTGATCCGCGGCCTCGATTACATCGAGGCGGACGGCACCGCCTTCCTCATCATGGAGTACGTCGAAGGCCGGTCGATGGGTGAGCGACTGGAGTTTCTCGGTCAGTACACCGCGGCCGAGGCGGTCGACCTGATCGCGCAAATCGGCAGCGCCCTCGACTGGCTCCACGACCAGGGGATTCTGCACCGGGACGTGAAGCCCGACAACATCATCGTGACGGCCGACGGGGTTGCCAAGCTGACCGACCTGGGGCTCGCGAAGGAGTTGCTCTACGACCAGAGCCTGACCCGCACCGGGTCCGCCCTCGGGACGCCGAACTTCATGGCCCCGGAACAATTCCGCGACGCGAAGCGGGTCGACCGGACGTCGGACATTTACTCCCTCGCCGCCACGTTCTACCAGATGGTGACCGGCGAGATCCCGTTCCAGAGCAGCAGCCCGTTCGACGCCTGGCAGAAGAAGACGAAGAACGATCTCGCGCCGGCGCGGGAGTTAGTCCCGGACTTGCCGGTTCACATCGACCGGGCGGTCCGCCGGGCGATGAGCGGCAACCCGCGGGAGCGCCCGACCTCGTGTGCGGAGTTCGTCCGCGCGCTGAGCCGGCCGCCGGAGTCGGACTCGGAACCGCGGGTGGACCTGCAGTGGGACCGCGTGCCCGCGTTCGACTCGCCCTCGGACGCCGACGCCTGGGAGTTGGTGTTCGAGGGGGGCGACGCGGAAAATCCCGTCCGGGTCGACACGGCCGGCATCCGGCAGTTTCTCAAAAACAGCAACGTCAAGAGTGGGGTGGGGATTCTCGCCCGCCGGCGGCCGATCGACCCGTTCAACCCGCTGACCCGCTTCCCCGAGTTCTCCGACATCTTGAGCGCGATGGCGGGCCGCACCCCCGGCGGCCCGCGGTCGGCGTCCCCGGCGGGGTCGAAGTCCGGGCAGACGCCGAGCCCGGCCGCCCGGACGCGATTGCGGTTGGAACTCGTCTTGCTGGCCGCCGCGATTATCTTCCTGATAGGCGTCATCTGTTTAAAGTTATAA
- a CDS encoding metallophosphoesterase family protein has product MQNYAKTVRPELPHDDGIDRRGMLRCMAWVGTGLVWGVAGGVATSRVFGQAPAAKSTFTFAQISDSHLGFAREPNKDVAATLKQTIARINALPEPPAFVLHTGDLTHLAKPEEFDAVAELLKEVKTGKVLYVPGEHDFDGDGNREYLNRYGKGTRGTGWYSFDHHGVHFIGLVNVASAKSGSGAGGLGVIGKEQLDWLEKDVAGLKDSTPVVVFAHVPLWTVYEKWGWGTQDAEQALKLLKRFGSLTVLNGHIHQVLQKVEGTATFHTARSTAFPQSEPGKGTPGPVRNLPAEKLKSALGLTTVSYVETAGSLAVVDSTLE; this is encoded by the coding sequence ATGCAGAACTACGCCAAGACGGTACGGCCGGAATTGCCGCACGATGACGGGATCGACCGCCGGGGCATGCTCCGGTGCATGGCGTGGGTGGGCACGGGCCTGGTCTGGGGCGTGGCCGGCGGGGTGGCCACGTCGCGCGTCTTCGGGCAGGCGCCGGCCGCGAAGTCGACGTTCACGTTCGCGCAGATCAGCGACAGCCACCTCGGGTTCGCCCGCGAGCCGAACAAGGACGTGGCCGCCACGCTCAAGCAGACGATCGCCCGCATCAACGCGCTGCCCGAGCCGCCCGCGTTCGTCCTGCACACCGGCGACCTCACCCACCTCGCCAAGCCGGAAGAGTTCGACGCGGTGGCGGAATTGCTCAAGGAGGTCAAAACGGGCAAAGTGCTGTACGTCCCGGGCGAACACGATTTCGACGGGGACGGCAACCGGGAGTACCTGAACCGGTACGGCAAGGGCACGCGGGGGACAGGGTGGTACAGCTTCGACCACCACGGCGTCCACTTCATCGGCCTCGTGAACGTGGCGTCCGCCAAGTCGGGCAGCGGCGCCGGCGGTCTGGGCGTGATTGGGAAGGAACAACTCGACTGGCTGGAAAAGGATGTGGCCGGGCTCAAGGACAGCACCCCGGTCGTCGTCTTCGCCCACGTCCCGCTCTGGACCGTGTACGAGAAGTGGGGCTGGGGCACCCAGGACGCCGAGCAGGCGCTCAAGCTCCTGAAGCGGTTCGGCTCGCTCACCGTACTCAACGGCCACATCCACCAGGTGCTGCAAAAAGTCGAAGGCACCGCGACCTTCCACACCGCCCGCTCGACCGCGTTCCCCCAGTCGGAACCGGGGAAGGGAACGCCAGGTCCTGTCCGCAACCTGCCGGCCGAGAAGCTCAAATCGGCCCTCGGACTAACGACCGTTTCTTACGTGGAGACCGCGGGATCGCTCGCCGTCGTGGATTCCACGCTCGAATGA
- a CDS encoding sigma-70 family RNA polymerase sigma factor — MEPDERRQFERATLPHLDAAYNLARWLTRDDHAAEDVVQEAYYRAARYFGSFRGGDGRAWLLGIVRRASFDWLAKRRSQSAVVFDEDVHDRGDESMDPAFQAIRESDQVRVRQAVEELPPQLREVIVLRELEGMSYQEIATVTETPIGTVMSRLSRGRRQLQERLTLCREGEAI; from the coding sequence TTGGAACCCGACGAGCGGCGGCAGTTCGAGCGAGCCACGCTGCCCCACCTTGACGCCGCTTACAACCTGGCCCGGTGGCTGACCCGGGACGACCACGCCGCCGAGGACGTCGTGCAGGAGGCGTACTACCGCGCCGCGCGGTACTTCGGCAGCTTCCGCGGCGGCGACGGCCGGGCGTGGCTCCTGGGCATCGTCCGCCGGGCGTCGTTCGACTGGCTGGCCAAGCGGCGGTCGCAGTCGGCGGTCGTCTTCGACGAAGACGTTCACGACCGGGGCGACGAGTCGATGGACCCGGCGTTCCAGGCCATTCGTGAATCCGACCAGGTCCGCGTCCGTCAGGCGGTGGAGGAGCTGCCGCCCCAACTGCGGGAAGTGATCGTCCTCCGCGAACTCGAGGGAATGAGCTACCAGGAAATCGCGACCGTGACGGAGACCCCGATCGGCACCGTCATGTCCCGGCTCTCGCGGGGTCGCCGCCAGCTTCAAGAGCGGCTGACGCTCTGCCGGGAAGGGGAAGCGATATGA
- a CDS encoding anti-sigma factor family protein gives MNCRDVLPLLHPYSDGELDLVRHIEIDGHLAECAECAAREKSLRSLRTAASSPTLYHRAPAGLAARIRLTMPPVTRKRRRLSLRLAATAAGVLLLIGATATVAVLMSRAGGTDDRLAERVVVGHVRSLQVEHLTDVASSDRHTVKPWFLGKLDFSPPVPDLASQGYPLSGGRLDYLADRPVAALVYHRRLHAINLFTWPAANDEEESVRGLSRQGFHVRHWQRAGMTYWAVSDLNDQELDTFVQLFREHIPQPRS, from the coding sequence ATGAACTGTCGAGACGTGCTACCCCTTCTGCACCCCTACTCCGACGGGGAGTTGGACTTGGTCCGGCACATCGAGATCGATGGGCACCTGGCCGAATGCGCCGAGTGCGCCGCGCGGGAAAAGAGCCTCCGGTCCCTGCGGACGGCCGCTTCGTCCCCGACCCTCTACCACCGCGCCCCGGCCGGGCTCGCCGCGCGGATTCGCCTGACCATGCCCCCGGTCACCCGCAAACGGCGACGGCTCTCACTGCGGCTCGCCGCGACCGCTGCGGGCGTCCTGCTCCTAATCGGTGCAACCGCGACCGTCGCGGTATTGATGTCCCGGGCTGGGGGAACCGACGACCGACTCGCGGAGCGGGTCGTCGTCGGCCACGTCCGCTCGCTCCAGGTCGAACACCTGACGGACGTGGCGTCCAGCGACCGGCACACGGTCAAGCCGTGGTTCCTGGGCAAGCTCGACTTTTCCCCGCCGGTCCCCGATCTGGCGTCACAAGGCTACCCTCTGTCCGGCGGCCGGCTGGATTACCTGGCGGATCGACCCGTCGCCGCCCTCGTGTACCACCGCCGGTTACACGCCATCAACCTCTTCACGTGGCCCGCCGCCAATGACGAAGAGGAGTCCGTGCGCGGGCTCTCCCGCCAGGGGTTCCACGTCCGACACTGGCAGCGGGCCGGGATGACGTACTGGGCCGTCTCGGACCTGAACGACCAGGAACTCGACACGTTCGTGCAGCTGTTCCGGGAACATATCCCGCAACCGCGGTCGTGA
- a CDS encoding RNA polymerase sigma factor — MHRVRERDQAAWDRLVDLYGPIVFKWCRQAGLQDADAADVGQEVFAAVYAGIDGFRRGGPGETFRGWLRGITRFKVADFWRRKQRTIGEGVGGDETQTFLTEITDRHADESGAGDQPGEERQLYLRAVELILSECKEIVRQIFVRVVIDQQSPKLVAEELGVSLNVVYLATSRVKQQMREEFDELLELESEKPDDDRPGE; from the coding sequence TTGCACCGCGTCCGCGAGCGAGACCAAGCGGCGTGGGACCGGCTCGTCGACTTGTACGGCCCGATCGTATTCAAGTGGTGTCGCCAGGCCGGGTTACAAGACGCGGACGCGGCCGACGTGGGCCAGGAAGTGTTCGCGGCGGTTTACGCCGGGATCGACGGGTTCCGCCGCGGCGGCCCGGGTGAAACGTTCCGCGGGTGGCTCCGCGGCATTACGCGGTTCAAGGTCGCGGACTTCTGGCGGCGGAAGCAGCGGACCATCGGCGAGGGGGTCGGCGGGGACGAGACGCAAACGTTTTTGACGGAAATCACCGATCGGCACGCCGACGAATCGGGGGCGGGCGACCAACCGGGGGAGGAACGGCAGCTGTATTTGCGGGCCGTCGAATTAATTTTGAGCGAGTGCAAAGAGATCGTCCGGCAAATATTTGTTCGCGTCGTGATCGACCAGCAGAGCCCGAAACTCGTGGCGGAAGAGCTGGGCGTCAGCTTGAATGTCGTTTACCTGGCGACCTCACGGGTCAAGCAACAAATGCGGGAAGAGTTCGACGAACTGTTGGAACTGGAGTCCGAGAAGCCGGACGACGATCGTCCGGGCGAATGA